The DNA region GCGTCcagcaaacagtggacattctcAGTTAGACAGGGCAAGCATACATCTCCTGTAtattctgcaaaataaggttccctTGAATTGGGCTAATTACTTTGTGAAGCGCCTATTTTTCGTGTGTAACAGCTCCAAGAATGTCTCTCTTGGTTATActtctcaaataatgaaaattcttaagttttggaaagttgcaatccctctagttcctctcatatctccatctgctgctcaagagtttgactcttccactttatctcatatgggatatcggtgggacaaggaccgtaaatgtttctacttctttgaaaggaaatccaaaacaaggatctataattttgatgtgccttctgaacgaatccatgttgttgaagaccaacctgatgaagaaatgcatgatgCGCAAGAAGCAGATGTGCCTCCAGCTGAGgacaatgctggttggggtgattgggtgccacaaaggtggtctccaaccaactatgtacctgaacctacggttcctccgttctccggcagtgcttcatcttcaacacctacTGCGCACCTCACTCAAACAAGGAACGTCATGACGAGGCACGGtcttggcatgtacaacaaaatgagtggcataaggagcaccgtgagtggcatgatgagcatacacggatgtaccataaccaacactcttggcaccaagacatggttaagtggcaccaagtcttctacaatgaaatgtctggctttatggacgactgccgtgccaatcctggtattatggacagatttaGAAGTGTTGAAGTTCAGAACCGGTTTAGGCActactccttcatgggccaaaatccagacacaatgcctcctcctccgcctccgccaagcttcagagatcctgatagagatgatGAGGAGTCATGTGGTGGCTACAATCcacattaaaccatcatcatttcatttcattgcatttcatttcatgttgcttaagttttttttgaattgttgcacaatatatggtttagcttatgtaattcttaaacaCGTTCTACTACTTAAATGCTTATCACTTTCTGTTTACTTCTGatgttattgcccttatttgtcattctttgtgaatgattctttacctttaagcttccttctttgtgattgttagcttctttatcatttttttgccatgtcctgctacaacatgttgccttgataaacctgtttcttcttctttttgatgttgacaaagggggagaaatgcagatatgttgacagatatgcacaaactcagggggagtatcacacatcttaccaaaaatttgccatcatcaaaaagggggagtttgtgagcaaattctttactttgaataaattttgaatgatagcaaattgtgtgatcatcatccaattgttggctgtgcattattttacatgattcatttgtgtttttatcccataCTATTGTATCATGAGTgtacataaagatccacattgatacatctcttaaaaagaactcataaaaactattttgtgtcagtatgtatcaatacatactcttatgcatcgatccataaaaTATGTTGTAAACCACAAAACACTTTTattcagtatgtatcgatccatacgagtcatgtatcgatacatggacaggcaaaatgctctatggatcgatccatacgagccttgcatcgatccatgttagttgaaatgatctatgtatcaatacatacgaattttgtatcgatccatgctTACATAAATTCTCTAAAATTCATCAAccttacagtatgtatcgatgcataacttcatgtatcaatacataagtctgttttaCTACTAACAGCTTATGTTTTTCATATATAAGAAGTATTGTGACAGCAGTGAAAAAAAAAACGAATTCTGAGAGGGAAAAACAGTTGAAAcaccaatcaaaggagtgtgtagcagcaattgtttgagcagttagaaacctgaaagagacttcatcttctccatcttctcaatctcttttcttcaagaacatcaacacataatcattcttgttctttggattaaaggatcaacgagataacgttcagtggtaacgatcaaggatctagctgaggtgttcagtggaacgatcaaggatctagctgagttgaagattgaagggggtttcgaggaaaaaccaattggtttgtccttcaagaactggagtgttcttgcgggtttgtcagtcacgtttgcagaacagattcagccgcagcgttacgtttggaaatcgggggatttcgcaaacaggtcgtggaaccggtgaattgtttgcaatttcttgcaggaaattcttgatcgtgctcaaatcaagtggaggtttcatacaagaagaagttcttgggatttagaattctgtctttgtattgtaaccttgtatcaacgaattcgaCATTATTGATAAtcacagttctcaatttcatttgaaattgagagggagacgtacccacacgcgaggacgacgtggggaacttccttaccaaatctctgcgtatcgtattctttccttatctctctttacgtttttcaacggtttcgcaatttcagttagtgtgttgtggtTGTACTTTTtgcgatacaatagtggcaagaaaacttctttaactaaagtccactgttgttcatcattgatcacatacacaccaactgtttgacaaaactgttagctgagttttattcattggaattaggatttagtgataagtgcattcaatttgataagattctagtgttaataatttctgtcattctaattcaaatccagcaataaattcgcgtgtccggttttctagtagcggttcagaatagacggaagtcgattcgggactgaaattttccgctaagtttcaataactctgataaaattttaaatctGTTTATTTACAAAtaggtgatctattcaccccccctctcgatcactagccacaccgtctaacaatTTATACAATTATTACGTAGTGATTGAGACTCAAATAACATAAGTCAAATAACTGAAAACTAAAAAACTTGTGCTTGTAATTAAATAACTTttagtggtaaccggttacatgcagACGTTAACCGATTACAACTACGATATTTTCCCTGTTTCTTAAGCTCAAAAGTGACTTTGGCCTTGCCAAGTTGCTAGAAAACCACATCCAGTAACCTTTTTCGTCCTTCTTGAAGTTGAAAGGCTCTTGAAGTAATCTTTGAATGCAAAGTTTAATGCCTAGTAGAATTTAAATAACGGTATATTCCTATATATAAATTATATGATATGATATATGTATGACATTCAACATTAATACTGAGTTATGAGCTTAGCCAAGAATGTGAACTCTGACAAACATACAAAATAAGTGATAGGCTAGATGTATAACATTCAAATGAAATGGTTTATTTTCAATACACATTGGAGTGTACAAACCTACTGAATTAAAAATTATTGATCTTAAGTAAAATTGTTGAGATAAAGTAATAGTACAATGTTGAAATATGTTTCGATTGTATGGAAAAACTGTCAGTGCGGAGATACGTCCAATGTTGGATACTAAATAAATCGCTGCACAAACGACGGTGCAGTGGTACTAAGAATGATTGGATTGTTTGAGAAAGAATATCCGACATTGGAGTACTCAACCTTGATAGCTGATTTTGGGCCCAATAGAAGTTTCGGATACCATGTTAGAATATAGATTGCTAAGCCAGAGAGGGAAAGCTCTTTGGCCTACGAAAGCTGAAAATAATGTTCAATTGAATTAACATTGAGTGCCTTTCGTACTTATATAGGGGTCGAGCCTTAAGAGGCTCAAGCTAACTGAACTAACTGAAATCTAAATAACTCAACATGATACGCTGACTTGGCATACTTTGTTATAACAGTAATTGAGAAACATAGCATACAAATACATAAATATAATATGACTATTGTAGACtaagaatgttactctcataATTAATTTGGTTATAATTGTAAACTTAAAGTACTGTGTGTGtatttttactttttcttgaCTTTCAGTGTTATTTACTTATCTATTTGTTTTCAGGGTTTGGTATAAAGATGGGAGTAGTTCAAAAGTTTTTCATTGCATCACTGTTCATGTGGTCAGTCCCTCTTGCAATATTATATGCTTTCAACCATAATCTACTTCCTGGTAAGATTCGTGAGTAGTTATGCTTTGTGTCCTAAAGTGGGTGTTGACTTGTATTCTTATTTGTGTGTTTGATATTTTATCGCTGTTAACTACATATTTTGAACACCCCTAACTTTAAGTGGAAAAATATATGTTAAATTGACTTGTAGTGTATCAAAACAAACATTGTTGCTTGTTTTTTCTGTTTCCTTGTTGAAGAGATGGTATCTCACTAATAAGAGTCTCACATCGGATAAAATATGATCTCAACGCATGTTTATAAGTGGGGACAATTCTCACCTTACAAGTCGATTTTGTAAGGTTGAGTTAGACCCAACCACAATTGTTAAGATAATCATGGGACTATTAACACTTtattttttatcataaaaaaCTAATAATGAGAGCACTTTGGTGAGAACTGGTGAAAAGAAGTTATTGTTTCCTTAACACTGACTAACTTAGAATTTGTTTTTCAAAAAAGACATTGAAATTATGAGTTTCTCTTTGTCTTGTTTATTGAGTGCTTCTCTTTTCTGCTGGGCATAATGGATCTCATCATTCCCGGAATACAGCTCATCATAAAAAAGAACGAAAGTTTTGAAACTACCTTAACGTGTTCCCTTTTCTGTAACAGGAATTTCCAATTTGTCCCCTTACTCTATGACACTAGTGAGCGGATTTCTTGCCGTCATATCTGTTAACATAGTCATTGCATTTTACATATATTTGGCAATGAGAGAACCCGCAGATAAACATGAGCCTGATCCTAAATTTCTTGCTGAGGCCAAAGCTAGTATAAACCAGTCTACAGGAGATGCTCAACAATCTTCCCAGCCTCTCAAGAAACAACAGTAGGTTGCTGTTCTTAGATTTCTTGGTCGTAAACATGAGTTGTTCTGTTCATCTCGGGAAGGGGAGGGGAGAATGGGGATGAAGGGAGAAGGTCCTGAATTGTGTGTTGATCATACTTCTGTTATGAAGTTTGCACACAATCCATCTTGTGCACAACTTGTTTTCATTATGTTAGTTTTGTATcaattttatttatatattttcaAGTTACTTTCAGTTCTGAATATTTTCATTAAATTGATGAGGTGGCACTATTAACTAATTTTTTTCAAAGCCAAAATAAATTACTTTATTAAAGAATAACATTCCGGCATATGAAATGCCACTACTAGCTAGCCAAAATTACAGATACATACACCACACCAGACAAACAAAAGAGCACTCCCAGCACCTCTAACAAACCAGAAACCAGAAGATTATAGAACAAAGACCCACCCCAACACTACCAGACGCCCTGGCCAGAAAACACACCAAATTGACCCAAACATACGCTGACTGCGATACAGGAATTAAAAATGACGCAAGTCCAACTAAGCTCCCCAAACCACTTACTCATCACCAGGGGAAAACAGGTGCAACACTCCATCAAAGCCTGGCATACCTGCAAGACTCCCTAATAGAGGATTCCTTATCTTTGAAGCTTGGTACTAGTACCTTGATACCTTTGTGTCTTTATATCTCTAAATCATTCTTTCTCTCACATCTTAATATTTTTTTAATCATTCATATATCATCAAGTATACATCAAGAAATCAATGTTACCACATAGTAAAGGCACTTAATCCTATCTCCAACACAACACACCAAAACCACCAAACAAAAGCAAAGACAAGAATGATACCAGGTTCTTCATCCAACCTCAAATCTGCAACTGAAATCAGAAAATCCGCAGGATGCAGCGCCTATGCTGATACTCTGCTGAAATCAGAATGATACCGGGTTCTATATCCAACCTCAAGTCCGCAAATGAAATCAGAATATCCGTTGGATGCAGCGCCTATGCCGATACTCTGCTGAAGTCAGACCTCACTGGCTCCAGCCATCCATAAGTAACATGTAGCTATTATGCGACACATAGGTTGAATGAGTGAACTGGTGCCAGTACTGATATTTGAGTCAAAGTGAATTGATGAATTATTATCGCCGACGAATATGCGAGAACCCCAAAGCGCTTCGAGTAATACCTTCACTTCTTCTGCTATTATTGCGTACGAATCTCCTTCATCTTTATTTTCTTTAAACTCTGTGATGCCGAATCATCCCGACAGGCCATGTAATGATGGcttcatgaaatttggattacTGCAGGGTGTATCGAGATGCAGGACCGAGGATCTCAGGGTGAAGAATCGACATCAAGCTGTAAAACGGAAGCCTCCCGCTGTGGAATGATGAGACGGATCTCCAGAAAATCTATGTTGCAGAGTTGGAGGAAGACGGATAATTGAAGAATGAAGTTGATGAAGAGTCAAGGCTCAAAGCTCCACCGTGTAGAGCTTCAAATGTTGAAGTTCTCACGGCGATGGGAGGAGCGTATGATGAGGATGAGGAGGGATTCTCAAAGAGAAATGGAATATGAAGGTTGAACCGAATCCCCAAAATCCAATCGAATGAGGATTCAATTGGTTAAATAGGGGATCAATCATAACTAACTCGGGCAGGCTCTTGGGCAACCAGGTCAGTTAGTTAGTTGGTTAACAATGTGAGATTCAGTTAGTTGATTATCTCATTCTGTTAGAGTGAATCCAATGACagtgaaaaattaattaattgatgGAATGTTAGTTAATAAGTTAGTTTGAAGTTAGACAACTGTTACACATGTTTGGTTACTTAGAAGTTAGTTAGAAAGACGGTTAAGAGTTGGTTGAGGATTGACGTTCTGATTCCGGTTCATTTTTATGCAGGTTGGGTTTTGTTAGCACATTATTTTTACTAACCACTTTACTGCAGTTAAAAAAATAGGTTAAAAGTGATCATGATGTTAGTCATATAATTGGAAAGGTTAGTGAAGTGGTTATAGTTATGGTCAGTTAGAAGTTTAGATGCAGATGCAATTAATTAACTTGAAATGCTGCTATGAAAATTCTGCTATGGCAGTAAATGCAGTTTCCTGTTAGACTTCCACAGTGGGTTAAAAACTGCTAAATATTTCATGAACTGCTGCTATCCGTTTGTGAATTGCGGTTTGCGTCTAGTTTGCGTCGTGTATCTTCAATGTGTGGCATGTTTTGTGTTATTAATTAATTTGTTATTGCTAGTCTAGTTAAGTGAATGCTTAGGTTAGGGCATGTGTCCGAATGCTGTGAATATGACTGTTTTCATGTGTGGAGCGTGGCTAACTTGAAGTGAGGTGAATGGATTCCGTCATTACACTATGATTGTTGCCGCTAGATTAACTTGTAACTGTAACAATTAATTGCATTTTGAATTAGTTGGAGAAAGATTAATTAGATGCAGTTTGCGGTAAAAAAAATGACAATTGTGAAGTGCACCTAAATGGAAACCCTTTTCTACGTCGAACTGAATTGATGACGGTCAATTTCTCCTGTTAAATGACATTTCGTTATTTATTAATTGTGATGTTAGAATGATAAATTTAAGCGAAGGTTATTGATCAGAAACATTTTGGCCTTAATGCTGATTTTGGTTATAATTTCTGCAGCTTGATGCAGGCTGAACAAGTCGAACATCTCACCGGTTTTGACGTGGATTGCTACACAGGACAGGACGCGATGCCAAGGTTAATTGTCGGCGCGTTGCAGCTTGGATCTTTTGCATTGCCGACATATTGCTGCTGCTGCAAGTTGTGATGGTGGAACTCCCTCATGACTGGTAATTTGCGGCTGTGTTGGTTAGAAAATTAGACAAGATGAAATTCATTTTAGTTAGAATTGGTTATATATGTTAAAAATTGAAATGAAGTTTGTTAGTTGAAGTTAGTAAGCAATTAAAATTCTATTAGGACTTATATGTTAGTTTATGAGATGAAGAATTGTTAGTTACAGAAGGATGTCAATAAGCTATTAAGTCAAAATGGATTTCTGGTTTTGTAAGCAGTGAAGTTAAAATGGCCTGCCGGCTCCGGAATGTCATGTTGTGAGCTGCTATGGATTAACCGTTAGCCAAACTTTGGTAAGCACATGAATGATTACTTGTCATAATTTTCTGTCATTTTGGTTATGAATACTGTTAGCGGGTAATTGAAATGAATTTGTGTTAACGTGAATTTGACATTGAAATTTCGGTCAATTGAAATGCATACATGGTTTGAAATGGAATTAATTCTTACTCCTGTTATTAATCCATTGTTTGTTATGATGTTTGGACTGCTGTCTGATGTTGTGAATCGATTGATTAATTTTAATCATAATACATTGTTAAAATTTGTTTTGAATTTCTATTGATAAATTGTTAGGTGGTTATTGAAACAGTTAGAATTAATTATGTTGCATTCTTTTATTGCTGCTAAGTCGTAGGAAACTGAGTTTATGAGATTTTTTGTAGAATACTTGAATCTCGAATTAACGGACCGGTATGGATTGGTGGTGTGTTAAGTAGAAGGTTTCACTTTGTTTTGACGTCTTGAATGTTAACTAGTGAGAAAACCAATGTTGAATTCTAATAACTATGTTGTGCGAAGTAGATTGGTTGGCATGAAACTTTATTTATTGAGTTGGTTTCAATGTGAACTTGTTATAAAAGTGAAATAGCAAGATAGAGATTAATATGAAATGTTACTCGATTTTGTTATGGATTTATAACTGATTATGTGTCGATTGGCACCGTCTTTCTGCCAATGTTAGCTTAAACACAATGCCTGCTCGTTATAATTTTGCTAATGGTTCGGTTTGTTAATTGGATTTGGTGTTGTTGAAAACTTTTATTAATTTATTTTGCAGGTTATAATTAGGTTGGTGTTATTTGCCTTACTGAAGGATCTTGGCATGTTCATCATGATGGCTGAATACTGAATGAAGACTGTAAGGCCATACTTAATGGAATAGGATTGAAAAAAAAAACCTACATTTATTTGTAAAAATACCTTAAATTGCTCTAAATGAAATTGGATTTGTTAGGCAGGGAATTTTGAATGGAACAtttatttgatttatttgaatGGTTCAAATAAATTGCAACATTTTGGTATCCAGGAGGGTCAAGAAACAGTAGAGTTGCACTAATGCCATGGCATGTAGTCTTTGGTACCTATATCTATGATTTGGCTATAGTTACAACAACTACTGGTCTTTTAGAAAAGGCTACATTCCTTCAAACCAACAACGTCATATCGCGATATTCCAATGAAGCAATTCTGGTCAATGTCTTAGGCATTTTGATTGTTGCTTTAGGTGGCTTTGTTATTCTTGGTCTCGTTAAGCCGACTTTTAATAAAGCTGATGTTTTAAGAGGAAATGAATGAGTGAGTGATTGAATAATTCAAAATTGAGAACATGAACACACTTGAAAGATGCATTCTCTTAGGCTGTAATGGATTGTTGTATGAACAAACTCTTGAACATATATATACACAAGTTTAGTTTTCTTCTCAGAGATGAATGTTTGTTTCTCTTTTGCCAATGAATGACTCATTTCTTTGTTTGGTGCATGTTTGGGGAATGATACAATATTATTGTGTTTTTGGTTTTTGCCAGTATAGAGTATTATGTTTCTTGTGGTTTACAATAttgaaatttttatttatttactttcTCGTATAATTGGTTTTTGCAACTCCTCTCTCTTACCTTAGAAGGGGAAAGAAAACTTGTATAGTTTATTGAAGGGTATACTCATTTTTTATACTTTGAGTTGCTATTAATTATATACCAAGTTTTTTAAAATACAAAACAGATAAgttatatttaaattaaataacTTTCTTTTACAAAATTTAGAA from Lathyrus oleraceus cultivar Zhongwan6 chromosome 1, CAAS_Psat_ZW6_1.0, whole genome shotgun sequence includes:
- the LOC127120349 gene encoding uncharacterized protein LOC127120349, translating into MGVVQKFFIASLFMWSVPLAILYAFNHNLLPGISNLSPYSMTLVSGFLAVISVNIVIAFYIYLAMREPADKHEPDPKFLAEAKASINQSTGDAQQSSQPLKKQQ